A window from Acropora palmata chromosome 14, jaAcrPala1.3, whole genome shotgun sequence encodes these proteins:
- the LOC141865399 gene encoding orexin/Hypocretin receptor type 1-like, translated as MEEDIEYSGSGQIEQDNYFIAIDRTSLTVQSAWYSFVLTLGLIGNLYIILTVWCRKDMSSTTNLFIVNLAISDLGILAISLPAAFINDYFPWPFDKLTCQIFVPLNEVFFCVSIFTLTIITLERVRVVCRPFKPRISAKEAKIIIVIVWIVSYLAVGFPLSFLMKIEEPRNYRKCMLQWPDVVQKRLHICFIATLIIVPLFTTAGGYAAIVVHMRRQSARIRARANSVSSDTFTFQRDMLNLQSNTKLIKMLLVIVIVFWTCMLPLTLLALASEFGGIDTTSKAVQGLYSFCKALFLSNSAFNPIAVYIMSSELRKGLYAFQKKLSRHFCTQS; from the coding sequence ATGGAAGAGGACATCGAATACTCTGGGTCTGGACAAATAGAACAGGATAACTATTTCATAGCGATTGATAGAACTTCGCTAACAGTTCAAAGCGCTTGGTATTCATTCGTTTTGACACTCGGGCTGATAGGAAACCTGTACATTATTTTGACGGTCTGGTGCCGAAAAGACATGTCCTCTACGACAAACTTGTTCATTGTCAACTTGGCAATCAGTGATTTAGGGATTTTGGCGATCTCCCTTCCTGCTGCATTCATCAACGATTATTTCCCTTGGCCGTTCGATAAACTGACCTGCCAGATCTTTGTGCCGCTCAACGAGGTGTTTTTTTGCGTGTCAATATTTACTTTGACTATCATAACATTGGAGAGGGTTCGAGTGGTATGCAGACCTTTCAAGCCACGTATCTCCGCCAAGGAAGCCAAGATTATCATTGTAATAGTGTGGATAGTTTCTTATCTTGCTGTTGGTTTCCCTTTGTCGTTTCTAATGAAGATCGAAGAACCCAGAAATTATCGCAAGTGCATGCTCCAATGGCCCGACGTCGTTCAAAAGCGCCTGCATATATGTTTCATCGCTACGCTTATAATTGTACCGTTGTTTACAACAGCTGGTGGATATGCAGCCATCGTCGTACACATGAGACGCCAGAGCGCACGTATCCGTGCCAGAGCGAACTCAGTAAGTTCAGACACGTTTACCTTTCAAAGGGACATGCTTAATTTGCAAAGCAATACAAAGCTCATCAAGATGCTTCTTGTAATTGTGATTGTGTTCTGGACTTGTATGTTACCGTTAACTCTATTAGCCTTAGCTAGCGAGTTTGGGGGAATAGACACAACGTCAAAGGCCGTTCAAGGACTGTATTCATTCTGTAAAGCTCTGTTTCTCAGTAACAGCGCTTTTAATCCTATCGCTGTCTACATTATGAGCTCAGAACTAAGGAAAGGACTTTATGCCTTTCAGAAGAAACTTTCGAGACATTTTTGTACTCAAAGTTaa